In the genome of Artemia franciscana chromosome 20, ASM3288406v1, whole genome shotgun sequence, the window aatattttccttttgttcCTTGAAGAATGATTCTATGTGTCTTCTCTGATGCATATAATGATCacaatcaattaaaatatgttCAACTGTCTCTTCACTGTCACAGTGATCACAGATATTATCATCTCCATAAAATCTTGCAAGGTATGAATGAGTACCTGCATGTCTGGACCTTAGACGAAAAGCTATGGTTCCTTCTCTTTTAGTCAGATTCCTGTAGATTTTCAGTTCTGACTTCCTTCTTGTTTTTCGTGTTCTAAACCAATTTCCCGAGAGGTTacgattttcttcaaaatagtatTGCTGCTGCTTTTTTATAACCTCCTCAATCATCATAATCTGAATTGGAGTTTCACAACATGTGAAGGGGTCCTCAATAGTGGTGCCATCTTTTGCAGCTCGGTCAGCTATATCATTTCCATGTATATCAACATGAGCTGGAACACACTGTAAAACGATTTCTTGACCTGTGGGTATTGTGACTAATTCCTTATAGCAACTGGCCACTTCCCTTGACCGTGTCCCACTTCTACTTATGTTGGTTAGTGCTTCCAGTGCACTCTTCGAATCAGAGCAAATCAATACTTCAGGATATTCTTTcagattttcttttgtatatattaCTGCTTTCTTTATTGCTATAACTTCAGCTTGAAAGATCGACGTTTGTTTGGGTAACTTATACTGtgctgtaattttcttttttggtataACAAATGCAGCTCCAACTGGACTACAGTCATCTACTTTGGATCCATCCGTATAAATATCAAGGAAATCCCTAAATGCTTCTTCAATCAGCAACTTGAAACTAGTGGCGAAGTCcaagttttcagttttcaaattcgtgcattgtttggcatcattttaacaacttgctctccatcagctcctacatagttatgggaaaaatataagtcaaaaatgtccgaagatatactccatcgaaaacatttaaagacgtcagatatgacttttgattttacatcagaaatttataactacactttagttgttatagaagatttgtgcgtacgtatggcaaacaaacctcttcaggatttgggaatgccttcacctaaccgtatcgctgctgtttcgacatgtgtagaattggatcgtgaacaaagttacagtacgagtgatctattgtcgtatgtacaaaataacatttccaagttaacgtcggaacaaaaagacatttatgatacgataatgcattgtgtcgataacaacgttggagaaattttctttttggatgtgccaggaggtactggtaaaacgtttgtgataaaaatgattctggcatcaattcgatcaaaaaatgatatagcgttggcaattgcgtcgtccggaatagccgcaacattgctgcctggtgg includes:
- the LOC136040008 gene encoding uncharacterized protein LOC136040008 translates to MRRMTENQEANFKLLIEEAFRDFLDIYTDGSKVDDCSPVGAAFVIPKKKITAQYKLPKQTSIFQAEVIAIKKAVIYTKENLKEYPEVLICSDSKSALEALTNISRSGTRSREVASCYKELVTIPTGQEIVLQCVPAHVDIHGNDIADRAAKDGTTIEDPFTCCETPIQIMMIEEVIKKQQQYYFEENRNLSGNWFRTRKTRRKSELKIYRNLTKREGTIAFRLRSRHAGTHSYLARFYGDDNICDHCDSEETVEHILIDCDHYMHQRRHIESFFKEQKENISVNLLLGGFLSDELNTTVIRLVVQFLEKIGCDKRM